A stretch of the Syntrophorhabdales bacterium genome encodes the following:
- a CDS encoding MFS transporter, whose amino-acid sequence MKPTAAPRETEELSESPKPVSLAKSYYVLILLTLVWSCAYIDRNIVNVVLEPIKKEFGVSDTLMGLMVGFGFVLIYAILAMPVARLADRKGRLPIICIGVAFWSVLTAMGAFAQTVYQLLFTRIGVGVGESTASAPGNSLVSDYFPKDKRPMAMAILSMSPFVGVYGGFLIGGLAATYWGWRTAFIFAGIPGIIIAALLRFTVKEPARGILDGKKADTRVYSLGETLRYFVGNKTYLFAVIGFSITSFVDFGITAWFASFLMRVHHFTILQAGTVGGTIKSIAGVAGVLLGGAVVNYLGKKSDTYKILTPGITSLLAGPFLAFFYLGPMPLAWIGPVAGVICTGFRMGPVLGLVQTVVKVRMRAFAAAVIFMIGNLFGYGVGPLFVGMCNDYLKPTYGPLAIRYSLISMPIMTMLGALFFLWAARYVKRDIQRCQVEE is encoded by the coding sequence ATGAAACCAACAGCAGCACCGAGAGAAACTGAGGAACTGTCGGAATCCCCAAAACCGGTCTCGCTTGCCAAGTCTTACTACGTCTTGATTCTTCTGACCCTCGTCTGGTCATGCGCCTACATCGATCGCAACATCGTCAACGTGGTTCTGGAGCCGATCAAAAAGGAGTTTGGAGTTTCGGACACTCTGATGGGCCTGATGGTCGGTTTCGGTTTCGTCCTCATCTATGCAATTCTCGCCATGCCGGTCGCGCGTCTGGCGGATCGCAAGGGACGCCTGCCCATTATCTGCATAGGCGTCGCCTTCTGGAGCGTCCTCACGGCCATGGGTGCTTTTGCACAGACCGTGTATCAGCTGCTGTTTACCCGCATAGGCGTGGGCGTTGGTGAATCGACTGCGAGCGCTCCCGGCAACTCACTTGTTTCCGACTACTTTCCCAAAGATAAACGTCCTATGGCAATGGCAATACTCTCCATGTCACCCTTTGTGGGCGTTTACGGCGGGTTCCTGATCGGCGGTCTGGCAGCCACGTATTGGGGTTGGAGAACAGCCTTCATTTTTGCCGGAATACCAGGGATCATCATTGCAGCCCTCCTTCGCTTCACGGTCAAGGAACCAGCGCGCGGAATTCTCGACGGGAAGAAAGCTGACACCAGGGTTTACAGCTTAGGCGAGACCCTCCGTTATTTCGTGGGCAATAAAACATATCTTTTTGCGGTGATCGGCTTTTCAATCACCAGCTTTGTCGATTTCGGCATAACGGCGTGGTTCGCGTCCTTCCTGATGAGAGTTCATCATTTCACGATATTACAGGCCGGGACCGTGGGGGGTACTATCAAGTCCATAGCGGGCGTGGCAGGAGTGCTCCTTGGCGGTGCCGTGGTGAATTATCTCGGCAAGAAGAGTGACACGTATAAGATTCTCACTCCGGGGATCACCTCGCTTCTGGCCGGTCCCTTCCTGGCGTTCTTCTATCTCGGACCAATGCCCTTGGCATGGATCGGGCCTGTGGCGGGAGTCATCTGCACGGGATTCCGCATGGGCCCTGTGCTGGGCCTGGTCCAGACGGTTGTCAAGGTGCGCATGCGGGCTTTCGCTGCTGCAGTAATATTTATGATCGGCAATCTGTTCGGCTACGGCGTGGGCCCGTTGTTCGTGGGCATGTGTAACGACTATCTCAAACCGACCTACGGGCCGCTGGCAATTCGCTACTCCTTGATCAGCATGCCGATCATGACGATGCTGGGCGCACTCTTCTTCCTCTGGGCTGCGCGCTACGTCAAACGGGATATTCAACGGTG
- a CDS encoding GntR family transcriptional regulator has translation MTIPPPLLARLNKEKLNEKIVTRIKELIFANELKTGDKLPSERELMEQTGVSRAVVREALRSLEQSGLVEIRQGATGGAFVVSNLEKPIFNSAYDLYSHGNLTLAHFVEVRKAIEFVCVRAAAAKASSADISRLNDLNSAYLKDIDDDLKHREHAEAFHVAVAEISGNHLSKLLVSALFRLLDALRPHSVQTRKFKYETYTLHKGIIEAIKRKDIALCESLMTRDIERTGTLERSKVRHAGAQPGRRGKDFSRK, from the coding sequence ATGACAATTCCTCCTCCCCTTCTTGCCCGCCTCAATAAAGAGAAGCTCAACGAGAAGATTGTAACGCGCATCAAAGAGCTCATTTTTGCCAACGAGCTCAAGACAGGCGACAAGCTCCCTTCTGAACGGGAATTGATGGAACAGACAGGCGTCAGCCGTGCGGTGGTGAGAGAAGCGCTGAGGTCGCTTGAGCAGTCCGGGCTGGTCGAGATCAGACAGGGGGCGACCGGAGGGGCATTTGTTGTTTCAAACCTCGAAAAGCCGATCTTCAACTCGGCATATGACCTTTACAGCCATGGCAACCTGACACTGGCACATTTCGTCGAAGTGAGAAAGGCGATCGAATTCGTGTGTGTACGCGCGGCTGCGGCCAAAGCGTCGTCGGCTGATATTTCGAGGTTGAACGACCTCAACAGTGCGTACCTCAAGGATATAGACGACGATTTGAAGCATCGTGAGCACGCTGAGGCTTTTCATGTGGCCGTAGCTGAAATATCCGGCAATCATCTGAGCAAGCTACTGGTTTCGGCGCTGTTCCGCTTGCTTGACGCGCTGCGTCCGCACAGCGTTCAGACAAGGAAATTCAAATATGAGACATATACGCTTCATAAGGGAATAATAGAGGCCATTAAGCGGAAAGATATCGCACTCTGCGAGAGCCTTATGACGAGGGATATTGAACGCACGGGCACGCTGGAACGTTCGAAAGTCCGTCACGCCGGAGCGCAACCGGGCCGGAGAGGCAAAGACTTCTCCCGGAAGTAG
- a CDS encoding (2Fe-2S)-binding protein, with the protein MRDVELIINRKIIKDTIRDDLTLVAYLRDTLGLKGTKNGCGAGDCGACTVLLDGRPVNSCLVFAVEADGRQVVTIEGLSKEGELSDLQRAFIDHGAVQCGYCTPGMILTAEGLLAEKPNLSGDEVRRALAGNLCRCTGYDSIVSAVLDVAAKRKRRL; encoded by the coding sequence ATGAGAGACGTTGAACTAATAATTAACCGAAAGATAATTAAAGATACTATAAGAGATGATTTGACACTTGTAGCTTATCTGAGAGACACGTTAGGTCTGAAGGGAACCAAGAATGGTTGCGGGGCAGGGGACTGCGGGGCCTGCACAGTCCTGCTTGACGGAAGACCGGTCAATTCCTGCCTGGTCTTCGCTGTCGAGGCGGATGGTCGACAGGTGGTCACAATCGAGGGCTTGAGCAAGGAAGGGGAACTCTCGGACCTGCAGCGGGCTTTCATAGACCACGGCGCAGTGCAATGCGGTTACTGTACGCCAGGTATGATCCTTACCGCCGAGGGGCTTCTTGCGGAGAAGCCCAATCTCTCGGGGGATGAGGTGAGGAGGGCGTTAGCCGGTAACTTGTGCCGCTGCACCGGCTACGACAGCATTGTGTCTGCCGTTCTTGATGTTGCCGCAAAGAGGAAGAGACGACTGTGA
- a CDS encoding xanthine dehydrogenase family protein subunit M → MAHLTPFEYARPGSLEELQELLASRAGVTPFYLAGGTDLMVAMRSGKYSPELVVDLKHLAGLGGVNPGKDGTLRIGALTTIHAVEEHELIRSRFTALHEGARSLGSFQVRNRATLGGNLANGSPTADMAIPLMAFNAEILTWSSKGERRMSAASFWMGAGKTALQQGEIITGIELLLDEGLRSAYEKLGPRNAMDIAIASAAVVLRLDSGSIREVRIALGGACPTPIRAHSAEKYLEGHRADPEHISQAGKLAADESNPRSSTRASREYRLAVIPVLVERALRHCLRRQGIIDEINGQL, encoded by the coding sequence ATGGCGCATCTGACGCCGTTTGAGTACGCACGTCCCGGCTCCCTGGAGGAATTGCAGGAACTCCTTGCCAGCCGGGCCGGAGTCACCCCTTTTTACCTGGCCGGCGGTACCGACCTGATGGTGGCGATGCGGTCGGGGAAATACAGTCCGGAACTGGTGGTTGATCTGAAGCACCTTGCCGGCCTCGGGGGAGTTAACCCAGGGAAAGACGGTACCCTGCGGATAGGCGCCCTGACCACAATACACGCCGTGGAAGAGCACGAGTTGATCCGCAGCAGGTTTACTGCGCTTCACGAAGGGGCGCGCAGCCTCGGTTCCTTTCAGGTTCGAAACCGGGCTACTCTCGGTGGAAATCTTGCCAACGGCTCACCGACAGCGGACATGGCGATTCCTCTAATGGCCTTCAATGCGGAGATCCTGACCTGGAGTTCCAAAGGGGAGCGAAGAATGTCTGCCGCTTCTTTCTGGATGGGAGCGGGAAAGACAGCACTGCAGCAAGGAGAGATAATCACCGGCATCGAACTGCTCCTCGATGAGGGGCTGAGATCGGCTTACGAGAAACTGGGACCCCGCAATGCCATGGATATCGCAATCGCCAGTGCGGCGGTTGTTCTGAGACTCGACTCAGGCAGTATCCGTGAAGTGCGGATTGCGTTGGGAGGAGCGTGTCCCACGCCGATACGCGCTCACTCAGCTGAAAAGTATCTGGAAGGACACCGGGCTGATCCTGAGCATATCTCACAAGCCGGAAAGTTGGCGGCGGACGAGAGTAACCCCCGCAGCAGCACGAGGGCAAGTAGAGAATACCGATTGGCAGTGATACCTGTCCTGGTGGAACGGGCCTTAAGACATTGCCTCAGGCGCCAGGGAATTATAGACGAAATCAACGGACAACTATGA
- a CDS encoding xanthine dehydrogenase family protein molybdopterin-binding subunit codes for MEETLIGKSLPRIDAAEKVTGLAEYTDDLDLSGMLEAELLTSPHAYARILSIDTSKAASLDGVVAIVTGGNIEKLYGTTVKDRPVLARGVVRFVGEPVVAVAATTKEIAREAVRLVDVEYEPLKPVFTPEEAVAPDAPLLHPDLMEYEKEVTANAIPGSNICNHFKIRKGDVARGFAESDYLFEDTYEVPRNHHACIENHSVIAQFEKDGTLHLWTSNQSPYVLQRSLAELFDKPWNKVRVTIPNLGGGFGSKIYPSIEPPIVALAERSGHRPVRLTMDREQDFCRITNHGCTVRIKTGLRKDGTIVARQIVTHWDTGAYADCGPLLTRNSGFTSAGPYRIEHVKIDAYSVYTNRPVATAFRGYGIPHVTWAYENHLNRIAHEMGIDPLEIRLKNVIRDGDLSHTGEKMVAVGMKECLVQVAKAAHWEPGARPARVKLGDGRFRSLGIACSWKGTMRHYATAATVRILEEGSVEVNCSNVDMGQGSATIYSQIAAHELGVPVERVEVRHPDTFITPYDRTTSASRGTFHGGTAVMKAARDAWQQIATYAAKVFRCDPQDVKANNGFIVDPETGHTYSFGEIINKAVPGGIDVIGHGDSYMEGGTGLDRETGQGSNPTSFWMYAAQIAEVEVDTRTGRIKVNKIFAVSDVGRAINRLNCVEQIRGGVTMGLGIALSEELKFDNAGRILNSNLHDYKIPTCPDAPPIDAIIVEVPHPLGPYGAKGLGEAPVGPVAPAVAAALADAAGVWVTKLPMTPERVLDALRKGGR; via the coding sequence ATGGAAGAGACACTCATCGGCAAGAGCCTGCCCCGCATAGATGCCGCAGAAAAAGTGACAGGCCTGGCTGAGTATACCGATGATCTTGACCTGTCGGGCATGCTGGAGGCAGAGCTTTTAACAAGTCCACATGCCTACGCGAGGATTCTTTCGATTGATACTTCAAAGGCCGCGTCTCTGGATGGTGTCGTCGCAATCGTCACGGGGGGCAACATCGAGAAGCTGTATGGGACCACGGTGAAAGACCGTCCCGTGCTGGCAAGGGGCGTGGTCCGTTTTGTCGGTGAACCTGTGGTTGCCGTGGCTGCGACAACCAAGGAGATAGCGCGAGAGGCTGTGCGTCTGGTTGACGTGGAATACGAACCCCTGAAACCTGTATTCACTCCGGAGGAGGCGGTTGCCCCGGACGCACCGCTGCTGCATCCTGATTTGATGGAGTACGAAAAGGAGGTAACGGCTAACGCTATCCCCGGCAGCAACATCTGTAATCATTTCAAAATCCGCAAGGGAGATGTCGCCCGGGGGTTTGCCGAATCTGATTACCTGTTTGAAGACACCTATGAAGTGCCCCGAAATCATCATGCGTGCATAGAGAATCATTCGGTCATAGCCCAGTTCGAGAAGGACGGGACGCTCCATCTCTGGACCAGCAACCAGTCGCCCTACGTGCTGCAGCGGTCACTGGCAGAGCTTTTCGACAAGCCCTGGAATAAAGTGAGGGTCACCATACCCAACCTGGGGGGTGGGTTCGGCTCCAAAATCTATCCCAGCATAGAACCACCGATTGTGGCTCTGGCAGAAAGGTCTGGCCACAGGCCCGTGCGCCTGACCATGGACAGAGAACAGGACTTCTGCAGGATTACGAATCACGGCTGTACTGTGAGAATCAAGACCGGTCTAAGGAAGGATGGAACCATCGTGGCTCGCCAGATTGTCACCCACTGGGATACGGGAGCCTACGCTGACTGCGGTCCTCTCCTTACCAGAAACTCAGGCTTTACCTCGGCAGGCCCGTATCGTATAGAACACGTCAAGATCGATGCGTACTCTGTTTACACAAACCGGCCCGTGGCCACCGCGTTCCGAGGGTACGGAATCCCTCACGTGACCTGGGCTTATGAGAATCACCTGAATCGCATTGCGCATGAGATGGGGATCGATCCCCTTGAGATCAGGCTGAAGAATGTGATCCGGGATGGAGACCTCAGTCACACCGGCGAGAAAATGGTCGCTGTCGGCATGAAAGAATGTCTCGTGCAGGTGGCGAAAGCCGCTCATTGGGAGCCCGGCGCGAGGCCTGCGCGCGTGAAACTGGGAGACGGTCGCTTTCGCAGCCTCGGTATAGCCTGTTCATGGAAAGGTACGATGCGCCATTATGCCACCGCAGCGACGGTTAGAATTCTCGAGGAAGGATCGGTGGAGGTGAACTGCAGCAATGTTGACATGGGACAGGGTTCGGCCACGATCTATTCTCAGATCGCCGCGCACGAGTTGGGTGTTCCTGTGGAGCGGGTTGAGGTGCGCCATCCTGATACGTTCATAACCCCATATGATCGCACGACGAGCGCCAGCCGGGGCACGTTCCATGGCGGCACTGCGGTGATGAAAGCGGCCAGAGACGCGTGGCAGCAGATAGCGACTTATGCGGCGAAGGTATTCCGGTGCGATCCGCAAGACGTAAAAGCAAATAATGGATTCATCGTTGATCCCGAGACAGGTCATACCTATTCTTTCGGTGAAATCATCAACAAGGCTGTCCCGGGAGGAATAGACGTCATCGGTCATGGCGATTCTTACATGGAAGGGGGTACGGGACTCGACAGAGAAACAGGGCAGGGGAGCAACCCCACGAGTTTCTGGATGTACGCTGCCCAGATAGCCGAGGTGGAGGTTGACACACGCACCGGACGGATCAAAGTCAACAAGATCTTCGCTGTGAGCGATGTGGGACGAGCGATCAACAGACTGAACTGCGTTGAACAGATTCGCGGCGGCGTCACCATGGGCCTTGGCATTGCTCTTTCCGAAGAGCTCAAATTTGATAACGCGGGGCGGATACTCAATAGCAATCTTCACGATTACAAAATCCCTACATGCCCGGATGCTCCTCCGATAGACGCGATTATTGTTGAAGTTCCTCACCCCCTGGGTCCCTACGGGGCGAAAGGACTGGGGGAAGCGCCGGTGGGCCCGGTTGCTCCTGCTGTGGCGGCGGCGCTGGCTGATGCGGCTGGAGTATGGGTAACGAAATTGCCCATGACACCGGAGCGCGTGCTGGATGCCCTGAGAAAGGGAGGAAGATAG